A DNA window from Arachis hypogaea cultivar Tifrunner chromosome 18, arahy.Tifrunner.gnm2.J5K5, whole genome shotgun sequence contains the following coding sequences:
- the LOC112769674 gene encoding uncharacterized protein — translation MPGNDIDVYLQPLIDELKQLWGGVDTYDASEKKTFKLHAALLWTISDFPGLGNLSGWNTYGGRACPTCNLDAESKRLTFSQKWCFMGHRRFLNQSHRFRQDRVRFDGKVEVRGPPIILSGGDILRQLDNVHVKLGKVQTEAGKRARGQQAALQDESPWKKRSIFFDLPYWEYNLLRHNLDVMHIEKNVCDNIIYTILNDSGKSKDNLKARKDLQLMGIRRELWPREDGKYPIAIFSMSNSQKDVFLRNLKNVVFPDGHSSNISRCIDLQQRKISGLKSHDNHILMEHLLPIAIRNVLEAPVAVVLADLSTFFRRLCSKSIDPEQLPLLQEHVILTLCQMEIISHHLSSQSWYLGRLKQYVRNKAAPEGSIAEGYLSDEILTFCSRYLDNVESRINRPLRVDDRPSEDATNNATSMFPLIGKAVGASESLNLSPTERLQAHRHVLVNCAGVENFLEDFRASRKRQLRSIGKRNEAYIDRVVHREFAEWFKNEIPLGSTMHPRELQWLACGPNIQAKRFKAYNVNGFKFRTLSREDGMRTQNSGVCVTSDTRSYASARDSNMAVGGVSYYGRLVDIIEMNYSGQFSVALFRCIWADTTSGRGIKQDILGHTCVNFSNPIHTGDREDDESYILASEARLVYYVEDEVDKEWSVVVHVKPRDLFDMGEYNEQCEVELSLQQS, via the exons ATGCCTGGTAATGACATAGATGTCTACTTACAGCCGCTGATAGATGAGTTGAAGCAGCTGTGGGGTGGTGTTGATACGTACGACGCTAGCGAGAAAAAAACATTCAAGCTGCATGCTGCGTTGTTGTGGACAATCAGCGATTTTCCAGGGTTGGGCAACTTATCTGGGTGGAATACGTACGGTGGGAGAGCATGTCCTACGTGCAACCTGGATGCCGAGTCTAAGCGACTCACGTTTAGTCAGAAATGGTGTTTCATGGGTCATCGGCGCTTTCTGAATCAAAGCCACAGATTTCGGCAGGACCGGGTCCGATTTGATGGGAAGGTAGAGGTCAGAGGTCCGCCTATAATATTGTCGGGTGGAGATATTTTGAGACAGTTGGATAATGTGCATGTCAAGCTTGGTAAGGTGCAAACGGAAGCCGGTAAAAGAGCGCGCGGACAACAGGCTGCATTACAAGATGAGTCTCCTTGGAAAAAAAGGAGTATATTCTTTGATCTTCCATATTGGGAGTATAATTTGTTGCGTCACAATCTGGACgtgatgcacatagagaagaatgtgTGCGACAACATTATCTACACGATACTGAACGACAGTGGTAAGTCCAAGGACAACCTCAAAGCTCGAAAAGACCTCCAGCTGATGGGAATTAGGCGTGAACTTTGGCCACGAGAAGATGGAAAATATCCCATTGCAATATTCTCCATGTCGAATTCACAGAAGGACGTTTTTCTTAGGAACTTAAAGAATGTGGTCTTTCCAGATGGTCATTCGAGTAACATATCTCGCTGTATTGACCTACAACAGCGAAAAATTTCCGGCTTGAAAAGTCACGACAACCACATTCTCATGGAACATCTTCTCCCAATAGCTATCAGGAATGTATTGGAAGCCCCAGTGGCAGTCGTCCTGGCTGATTTGTCAACTTTCTTTCGACGACTATGCAGTAAATCTATAGACCCTGAACAACTTCCTCTCCTACAGGAACATGTGATCCTCACTCTTTGTCAAATGGAGATAATTTCCCACCATCTTTCTTCACAGTCATG GTACCTAGGTCGTCTTAAGCAGTACGTGCGTAATAAGGCAGCACCGGAAGGATCAATTGCCGAGGGCTACTTATCTGATGAGATTCTCACTTTTTGTTCGAGATATCTAGATAACGTTGAAAGCAGGATCAATCGACCATTGCGTGTCGATGATCGACCGAGTGAAGATGCGACTAATAACGCGACCAGCATGTTCCCACTAATTGGCAAAGCGGTAGGGGCTTCCGAGAGTTTGAATCTTTCACCAACCGAGAGACTTCAAGCACATCGTCACGTATTGGTCAATTGCGCAGGTGTAGAGAATTTCTTAGA GGATTTTAGGGCTAGTAGAAAAAGACAGCTACGAAGTATTGGCAAAAGAAATGAAGCCTACATTGACAGGGTTGTCCATAGAGAATTCGCCGAGTGGTTCAAGAATGAG ATACCACTGGGAAGTACGATGCACCCGAGAGAATTGCAGTGGCTCGCATGTGGCCCCAATATTCAGGCAAAGCGCTTTAAGGCGTACAATGTCAACGGATTCAAGTTTAGAACACTATCAAGAGAGGATGGAATGAGAACCCAAAATAGCGGGGTTTGTGTCACATCTGACACTAGAAGTTATGCAAGCGCTCGTGACAGTAACATGGCTGTTGGTGGCGTCTCCTATTATGGAAGATTGGTAGATATCATTGAGATGAATTACAGTGGCCAATTCTCTGTGGCCTTGTTTAGATGCATTTGGGCAGACACCACGTCTGGTAGAGGCATAAAACAAGACATTTTGGGACACACCTGTGTTAACTTTAGCAATCCGATTCATACTGGGGATCGTGAAGATGACGAGTCGTACATTCTTGCTTCCGAGGCTCGCCTTGTATACTATGTGGAGGATGAGGTCGATAAGGAATGGAGCGTAGTGGTCCATGTGAAGCCGAGAGATTTGTTCGACATGGGTGAATACAATGAACAATGTGAGGTCGAACTTTCCCTCCAACAAAGTTGA